The proteins below come from a single Takifugu rubripes chromosome 10, fTakRub1.2, whole genome shotgun sequence genomic window:
- the LOC115251352 gene encoding uncharacterized protein, with amino-acid sequence MLSLKISFVSAGLSKSYAAGSRIAQDTSFSPQHSQADIAKKVLHGQNSDIMNKLRRKAPPPPPSPPPPPPAPTFLSTYIGEGGCITIGYDPHFPPPPSSILPVLNEEQYCPITLESRRGVNLNKVDTPSSELDINKVSPNMFLHAGPTPPGQQANELILLHTLKEVLHSKYDKHLSVLHFLLLNTLKNKVYANNGEELPFLHYLLLQLYILYNPLQLKNDEEPLLLHKHLIF; translated from the exons ATGCTGTCCTTAAAAATatcttttgtctctgcaggtttGTCCAAATCGTATGCGGCTGGCAGTCGTATCGCACAAGACACAAGTTTTTCTCCTCAACACTCTCAAGCAGATATTGCAAAAAAA GTGCTGCATGGCCAAAACTCGGACATTATGAACAAATTAAGGAGaaaggctcctcctcctcctccttctcctcctcctcctcctcctgctcccactTTTCTTTCAACCTATATTGGGGAAGGTGGTTGTATTACTATAGGCTATGATCCTCATttccctccaccaccatcatccattCTGCCAGTGCTGAATGAAGAGCAATACTGTCCCATTACACtggagagcagaagaggagTAAACTTGAACAAGGTGGATACACCATCCTCTGAACTGGACATTAACAAA GTTTCTCCAAATATGTTTCTGCATGCTGGCCCCACTCCTCCAGGTCAACAGGCCAACGAGCTTATCCTTCTCCACACCCTCAAGGAAGTGCTGCACTCAAAGTACGACAAACACCTGTCTgttcttcacttcctcctcctcaacacccTCAAGAACAAGGTGTATGCAAACAACGGCGAAGAGCTCCCCTTCCTCCATTACCTGCTTCTCCAACTCTACATCCTCTACAACCCGCTGCAGTTAAAAAACGACGAAGAGCCCCTTCTCCTCCACAAACACCTGATCTTTTAA
- the LOC101065400 gene encoding beta-1,4-galactosyltransferase 1-like, translating to MLKIFSQILILCALLSVMTVVVLLFYYNSSHLIYLPQADFLGNATNSFSNIIKKRLDKLLEKQSYVLNAGQQTEEPAPMDTLDPCPDHPQNLIGPFSVDFSHSWTWNEVRRKISTPLQDGGRHKPADCVSKHKVAIIIPYRNRHEHLKHLLFYLHPMLVRQQLDYGIYVINQDGEGVFNRAKLMNVGFAEALKDYDYECFVFSDVDLVPMDDRNFYRCFESPRHLSVAIDKFNFQLPYNTIFGGVSSFSKQQFLTVNGYSNTYWGWGGEDDDMYKRIIFHGMSINRPDHMTGKYKMIKHQRDKNNEVNPKNPDKLFHTRETMDKDGINTLNYTVKEIVKDRLYTFINVDIKAPKNILSVGMLKSV from the exons ATGCTGAAAATTTTCAGTCAAATCTTGATCCTATGTGCTTTACTCAGTGTGATGACTGTGGTTGTGCTGCTATTCTACTACAATAGTAgccatttaatttatttacctCAGGCTGATTTCTTGGGAAATGCCACCAATTCATTTTCCAACATTATTAAAAAACGCTTGGACAAGCTGCTGGAGAAACAGAGTTATGTCTTAAATGCTGGTCAACAGACAGAAGAACCAGCTCCCATGGACACCCTGGACCCCTGCCCTGACCACCCTCAAAACCTTATTGGACCTTTCTCGGTGGACTTTAGTCATTCCTGGACTTGGAATGAagtcagaagaaaaataagcacTCCTCTTCAGGACGGAGGAAGACACAAGCCAGCTGACTGTGTCTCCAAACACAAG GTGGCGATCATTATCCCCTATCGGAATCGGCATGAGCACCTGAAGCACCTGCTGTTTTACCTCCATCCCATGCTAGTGCGGCAACAGCTGGACTATGGCATCTATGTCATCAACCAGGATGGAGAGGGAGTATTTAACCGGGCTAAACTGATGAATGTAGGCTTTGCTGAGGCGCTGAAGGACTACGATTACGAGTGTTTTGTCTTCTCCGACGTAGATCTGGTCCCTATGGATGATCGGAACTTCTACAGATGCTTCGAATCCCCCCGACACTTGTCTGTCGCTATTGACAAGTTCAACTTCCAGCTGCCTTATAACACGATCTTTGGTGGCGTTTCTTCCTTTTCCAAGCAACAGTTCTTGACTGTTAACGGCTACTCAAACACTTactggggctgggggggtgagGATGATGACATGTATAAGCGGATCATCTTCCACGGCATGTCCATTAATCGACctgatcacatgacaggaaagtacaaaatgatcaaacatcagagagacaaaaacaatgaGGTTAATCCAAAGAATCCTGATAAACTTTTCCACACTCGTGAGACCATGGATAAAGATGGGATTAATACCTTAAACTATACAGTCAAAGAGATTGTGAAAGATAGACTGTACACATTTATCAATGTGGATATTAAGGCACCAAAAAATATTTTGAGTGTGGGGATGTTGAAGTCAGTGTAG
- the LOC101063106 gene encoding beta-1,4-galactosyltransferase 1-like, which yields MQKYFSVLVVLCALVTVMAGIVFVLYSQSTVLNYSSPKDFMGNATVSISQALKKHLDELLEGEALIFKEEGNNNSLKPCSDDSPNLIGPFSLEFSHNRSWNEVRRKISASLRDGGRHKPGDCVSKHKVAIIIPYRNRHEHLKHLLFYLHPMLVRQQLDYGIYVINQDGEGVFNRAKLMNVGFAEALKDYNYECFVFSDVDLVPMDDRNFYRCFESPRHLSVAIDKFNFQLPYNTIFGGVSSFSKQQFLTVNGYSNTYWGWGGEDDDMYKRIIFHGMSINRPDHMTGKYKMIKHDRDDHNADNPERLDKLSHTRETMDKDGINTLNYTVKDIVKDRMYTFINVDIKAP from the exons ATGCAGAAATATTTTAGTGTTCTTGTAGTTTTGTGTGCTTTAGTGACTGTGATGGCTGGaattgtgtttgtgctttaCAGCCAAAGCACCGTTTTAAATTATTCATCTCCAAAAGATTTTATGGGAAATGCTACAGTGTCCATTTCCCAGGCTTTAAAAAAGCATTTGGATGAGCTGTTGGAGGGAGAGGCACTAATTTTTAAAGAAGAaggcaacaacaacagtttGAAACCTTGCTCCGACGATTCTCCGAACCTTATTGGACCTTTCTCGTTGGAGTTTAGTCATAACCGGAGTTGGAATGAAGTCAGAAGAAAAATCAGTGCTTCTCTTCGAGATGGAGGAAGACACAAGCCAGGTGACTGTGTCTCCAAGCACAAG GTGGCGATCATTATCCCCTATCGGAATCGGCATGAGCACCTGAAGCACCTGCTGTTTTACCTCCATCCCATGCTAGTGCGGCAACAGCTGGACTATGGCATCTATGTCATCAACCAGGATGGAGAGGGCGTATTTAACCGGGCTAAACTGATGAATGTAGGCTTTGCTGAGGCGCTGAAGGACTACAATTACGAGTGTTTTGTCTTCTCCGACGTAGATCTGGTCCCTATGGATGATCGGAACTTCTACAGATGCTTCGAATCCCCCCGACACTTGTCTGTCGCTATTGACAAGTTCAACTTCCAGCTGCCTTATAACACGATCTTTGGTGGCGTTTCTTCCTTTTCCAAGCAACAGTTCTTGACTGTTAACGGCTACTCAAACACTTactggggctgggggggtgagGATGATGACATGTATAAGCGGATCATCTTCCACGGCATGTCCATTAATCGACctgatcacatgacaggaaagTACAAAATGATCAAACATGATAGAGATGATCACAATGCTGACAATCCAGAGAGGCTGGACAAACTGTCCCACACTCGTGAGACTATGGATAAAGATGGGATTAATACCTTAAACTATACAGTAAAAGACATTGTGAAAGATAGAATGTACACATTTATCAATGTGGATATTAAGGCACCATAA